ACATTATTTTCATCATAATGAAATCGGCCTGTGGGAAGCTTAATTCCGCCGCCAATCATCAGCGTGTGGTTGAAATCTGAACTTTCTTCTTTGTCCATCAAAGTGTTAATCACATTGTAATTGACAAGAACCGTCGCATCGCTCAGCCCCTTTTGCTTTTTAGTATCCGAAGTAGTGACCTGCTGGGCAAACCGGTAAGGAAGAAATGCCATAACCTGCACCCTTTTTATTGGAAAAAAACGAGCATAAATCTCAGTCACATTAAAGGTTTCCTCAGTTCTGAGTACATGGCTGTCCGGATGGGTGACAAAATTCATGCGGTTGTAACGGATACCAAGCAGCGACTTGTTTGACTGCGGCATTAAACCAAAATAAGCGCCGCTGTTTGAGCAGCCACAGGCGTCGCAAGCATAAGATGCCGGCGCGCATAACAAAAGAAAATATAGGGCAATATATCTGGTTTTCATAGTTCTGTTTTTATAAAGCTGTACCAACTCCGGGATCAGAAAATCGCTTGTCAGAAATAAACTGCTCATCGTTTAATGTTTTCAGAAAGGCAATGATTGAAAGTTTTTCTTGCGCAGTTAACCGTATACCGGGTTTGGGGCCTGTTGACAAAAATACCGGATCCAGTGTCGGAGAAATATACATAGTATCTGTTTTGCTGCTGTTTTGATCGTTGGCATAATGGTCAAGCACTTCTGACAATGCCCGGTAACGGCCATCATGCATATAAGGAGCCGTAAGCCCGACATTTCTAAGACTTGGCACTTTAAATTTCATCCGGTCCGCTTCGTCAAGTGTGATGGCATATCTTCCCTGATCATTGATTTTGTTGGGTGAAAGGCCATTGTTTCGAAAACTAAAATCGGTAAAAAGCTCACCTGCATGACAACTTCCGCACTTTTGTTTGAAAAGCCCCAGGCCTTCTTTTTCCTGCGCAGTAATTGCTGAGGCATCTCCAAGCACATAATAATCATAACGCGAAGTAGCTGAAACCATCGAAAGCATAAATTGTGACAAGGCCTTCATCATACGTTCGGTATTGATCTCTTCCGTACCAAAAGCAGCCTTGAACATCTGCGGATAATTGACAGGAAAGCCAGCACCTTTCACCGGCGTATTTCTTAATTTCACCATAACATTACTGACCGTTTCTCCCATTTCAACCTTATTCTGAATTGGTGAGGGCGGGACAAAATCAAGATCATGAACACCGCCATCCCAAAAGAAAGAAGTGCTCCACGCCAGATTCTGCACTGCCGGCGCATTTCGTGTTCCAAGCAGATCGTCAATGCCATGGCTCAGATCGTGCCCATGATGTGTAAAAGCAGCCGATTGCTGATGACAGGTTCCGCATCCGATTGCGTTGGTGCGGGACAAAATCCCATCATAAAATAAAAAGCGCCCCAGCTCCACTCCTTCTGCGGTCATCGGATTTTTTGACATATCATATACCGGCTCCGGAAAATGTGATGGCTTTTTCCAGCTGACTGACAATGAAACGCCGGTCTGAGGATCCGGCGTTTCATTGTCAGATTTACATCCGATCATAGCGATACCTGAAAAAAACATCAGGATTACTAAAATCTTGGGCATCAGGCAGAAACTCTTTTTAAAATCAGTCTGCATGAATATGATCAAGAGTGAACATGTTGACATAATTATTGGCAATGTTCTGCGAAAAATCTGTAAACATTACGCCTGTGTTCGCCTTGATACTAAGCTGTGTGGATCCGCTGAATATTTTCAAAACATCTGCCAAAAGATGTACTTCCGGGCTCAGATCTTTGGTCACCGAAGCCTTTTTTCCGCCAAAATCAACTTTTACAGTTCTCAGGTTATTGATAGTTTTCGCAGTTCGGCCTCCAAATCCACCGATATGATAGTAAAATTTGCTGTTTGCCGAAGTGGCAACGGGCGAAATTCCTTCAAGTTTCAGGAAAATATATCCCGGATTCCAGTCCCAGTACATAGCTTCATCATTGGTTGGTCCGCTTCCAATGTCCAGAATTCCGGTACGCTGCGAGATGTCAGAAACACTTTTCAAACTATCGACACCAATAATAAACTGCACACCCGAATATTCGCCCGCAGGTACATTTTTCAATGTTACAGTTTGTGATTCCGCATTAGATTCACGTATCAAAAAATAGCTTGAATCCTTCGGAATGGTATAACTGCCGCCATCCGCCTGCAAGAGTTTAATGTTGGAAACGTAGTAATTCAATGTTGTAACTGTAAATGCCTCCCCGGCAGCATTCTGGTAATTACCCGAATTAAGGGCCAGATCGCGGTCTCCCACCACATTGTCAAACTCAATTCTAAGATCGCCT
The nucleotide sequence above comes from Dyadobacter subterraneus. Encoded proteins:
- a CDS encoding cytochrome-c peroxidase; translated protein: MPKILVILMFFSGIAMIGCKSDNETPDPQTGVSLSVSWKKPSHFPEPVYDMSKNPMTAEGVELGRFLFYDGILSRTNAIGCGTCHQQSAAFTHHGHDLSHGIDDLLGTRNAPAVQNLAWSTSFFWDGGVHDLDFVPPSPIQNKVEMGETVSNVMVKLRNTPVKGAGFPVNYPQMFKAAFGTEEINTERMMKALSQFMLSMVSATSRYDYYVLGDASAITAQEKEGLGLFKQKCGSCHAGELFTDFSFRNNGLSPNKINDQGRYAITLDEADRMKFKVPSLRNVGLTAPYMHDGRYRALSEVLDHYANDQNSSKTDTMYISPTLDPVFLSTGPKPGIRLTAQEKLSIIAFLKTLNDEQFISDKRFSDPGVGTAL
- a CDS encoding MbnP family protein, producing MKLKYASVYFLLSFLCASITLVSCSNDDVVIDPATKGDLRIEFDNVVGDRDLALNSGNYQNAAGEAFTVTTLNYYVSNIKLLQADGGSYTIPKDSSYFLIRESNAESQTVTLKNVPAGEYSGVQFIIGVDSLKSVSDISQRTGILDIGSGPTNDEAMYWDWNPGYIFLKLEGISPVATSANSKFYYHIGGFGGRTAKTINNLRTVKVDFGGKKASVTKDLSPEVHLLADVLKIFSGSTQLSIKANTGVMFTDFSQNIANNYVNMFTLDHIHAD